The following proteins come from a genomic window of Paenibacillus spongiae:
- a CDS encoding sensor histidine kinase — translation MEESKYQIYEICESARKELYSLGQELNQVLAETAEIIDKVDKLELDYRRARIRLTEVSRDFVRYQEEDIKNAYEKATHLQLDLMVFREKEGYLKARRDDLQKRVRNVEKSIERAESIGSQINVVLEYLSGDLNQVTRILESAKNRQQIGLKIILAQEEERKRIAREIHDGPAQSLANIVLRTEIAERLLSKQEFQIVQEELIDLKGQVRSGLEEIRKIIFNLRPMALDDLGLVPTVRKFVQDFEEKTRIRTKFDTFGKEMRLPSAMEAGIYRMIQEAFSNAYKHASPTYVALEITYQAQMVKIVVRDNGSGFHVDLIESRAKDSTHFGLIGMRERVELLEGRMEIDSAINEGTKITIHVPINAELRKE, via the coding sequence ATGGAAGAAAGCAAATATCAAATATATGAAATATGCGAATCGGCACGCAAGGAACTGTATTCGCTCGGCCAGGAACTTAACCAAGTCCTGGCCGAAACGGCCGAGATTATCGACAAGGTCGACAAGCTCGAGCTCGATTACCGACGGGCGCGTATCCGGCTTACGGAAGTAAGCCGGGATTTTGTCCGGTATCAAGAGGAAGACATCAAGAATGCCTATGAGAAAGCCACGCATCTTCAGCTCGATCTGATGGTTTTTCGAGAGAAGGAAGGCTACCTGAAGGCCAGGCGTGATGATTTGCAGAAAAGGGTGCGCAATGTCGAGAAATCGATCGAGCGCGCCGAATCCATCGGGTCACAGATTAATGTGGTGCTGGAGTACTTATCCGGCGACCTTAATCAGGTGACCCGTATTCTGGAATCGGCCAAGAACCGACAGCAAATCGGACTGAAGATTATTTTGGCCCAGGAGGAAGAGCGCAAGCGTATTGCCCGGGAAATTCACGACGGGCCTGCGCAGTCCTTGGCGAACATAGTTCTTAGGACGGAAATTGCAGAAAGATTGCTGAGTAAGCAGGAATTTCAAATAGTGCAGGAAGAATTAATAGATTTGAAGGGACAGGTGCGTTCCGGCCTCGAAGAAATTCGAAAGATCATTTTCAACCTGCGTCCTATGGCCTTAGATGATTTGGGACTAGTGCCAACAGTTAGGAAGTTTGTCCAGGACTTTGAGGAGAAAACAAGAATTAGGACGAAATTCGACACGTTCGGCAAGGAAATGAGATTGCCCTCCGCCATGGAGGCAGGCATCTATCGAATGATCCAAGAAGCGTTCAGCAACGCATATAAGCATGCGAGCCCCACTTATGTCGCGCTGGAGATTACGTACCAGGCACAAATGGTGAAGATTGTCGTTCGAGATAACGGCAGCGGATTCCATGTCGATCTGATCGAATCCCGAGCGAAGGACAGCACCCATTTTGGATTAATCGGAATGCGTGAGAGGGTCGAGCTATTAGAAGGGAGGATGGAGATCGATTCGGCCATAAATGAGGGGACGAAGATAACCATTCATGTCCCCATTAACGCGGAGCTAAGAAAGGAGTAA
- a CDS encoding stalk domain-containing protein: MDNGRFTQAQSRRRETRKANKKAKRNVQKLLVITLGAALLVQPISLAIPLSTAAAAEAVQQQLFKQNEEMITSGAKRIDYKWTKSKGGYSNVHVIEIDLTNPYVKLDVMSGKQGLATGLGSVGSMVKNSGAVAGVNADFFNTSGKGSTLGAQVTSGMLVASPSQLKGMYAFAVTNERKPMIDLFSFDGTVISGDGASFPLAGINKAAYRTEPGDGYSHSNAMYIYTSAWTASRPTVADSATTPTEVLVVDGVVQQIVENGTIPGTPPANGYILRTHGKAAVFALEHLQIGQSVNATYALTAQTTGQKVDPASLQMLVGGHTILVDQGKTTAFSRDTSGISGAYERSRTAVGYTQDSGKVMLITVEDVGSSEGMTLAELQKMMVKLGVWRGINLDGGGSTTMITRPLGEVETGLAHPTENGSQRGVANGIGVFTTAPQGQLRGITASGSTELFVGQQASYQLKGYDTYYNPIDPGSLTPVWKAEGGAGAFSGNVFTASKPGKATITVKAGDISDKLAVEVIGGEQIARMSIDASSPVLEQGKTISVPVSVTLNDGRKLQLPASSVKWELRGFSGTVKDGALTIGAVAPGAKAGYAIARYDGFSAVTVLATGADKKFEDFEAPTYSIKYEGTNNVVGNVGLVTGLTASNASQALQLNYDFTGATGTKVAYAVLNGSGRQVEGSPSAMTLDVLGDESLNWLRAEFIDKNGKAHLVTLADKVTWSGWKQLKVNLPSDKMAYPITLKRLYIASIEEGQDERALSGSIAFDNITFQYPALVPEPARQSILLTIGSKSAKVGGKSYTLEAAPIALEGTTYLPLRFVTEAMGAQVDWDQKLQRVTVLRGSSLMEMWLGKKSFILNGTKMDSEVAPIARSGRTLVPIRLVSEQLGLTVNWDSKTDQITVQ; encoded by the coding sequence ATGGATAATGGAAGATTCACTCAGGCACAAAGTCGCAGAAGAGAAACCCGAAAAGCAAATAAAAAAGCAAAAAGAAACGTACAGAAGCTGCTCGTTATAACGCTTGGAGCGGCGCTTCTCGTGCAGCCGATCAGCCTCGCCATACCGCTGTCAACAGCTGCAGCCGCTGAAGCGGTTCAACAGCAGCTGTTCAAGCAAAACGAAGAGATGATCACTTCCGGTGCGAAGCGCATCGATTATAAATGGACGAAGAGCAAAGGCGGCTATTCCAACGTTCATGTCATCGAAATCGACTTGACGAATCCCTATGTTAAGCTGGATGTCATGAGCGGTAAGCAAGGACTGGCAACGGGCTTGGGCTCTGTCGGCAGCATGGTGAAGAATAGCGGCGCCGTTGCCGGCGTAAACGCCGATTTTTTCAATACCTCAGGCAAAGGCTCCACGCTGGGCGCACAGGTGACGAGCGGCATGCTGGTTGCGAGCCCCTCCCAATTGAAGGGGATGTATGCCTTCGCCGTGACGAATGAGCGCAAGCCGATGATTGATTTGTTCAGCTTCGATGGAACCGTTATCTCGGGTGACGGCGCATCCTTCCCGTTGGCGGGTATTAACAAGGCTGCCTACCGGACGGAACCGGGCGACGGATACAGCCATTCCAATGCGATGTATATCTATACAAGCGCTTGGACGGCATCGCGGCCAACGGTTGCCGATAGCGCCACGACGCCGACGGAGGTGCTGGTCGTGGACGGGGTCGTTCAGCAGATCGTCGAGAACGGGACCATTCCCGGAACGCCTCCGGCAAACGGATACATACTTCGTACACACGGGAAAGCGGCCGTCTTCGCGCTCGAGCATCTTCAGATCGGGCAGTCGGTGAATGCGACCTATGCGCTGACGGCCCAGACGACGGGGCAGAAGGTGGATCCGGCTTCGCTTCAAATGCTGGTCGGCGGCCACACGATTCTTGTCGATCAAGGCAAGACGACAGCATTCTCCCGGGATACGAGCGGCATTAGCGGGGCCTATGAACGCTCCCGTACTGCGGTCGGCTACACGCAGGATAGCGGGAAGGTCATGCTTATTACTGTGGAAGACGTAGGCAGCAGTGAAGGGATGACCTTGGCAGAGCTGCAGAAGATGATGGTGAAGCTAGGCGTGTGGCGCGGGATTAACCTCGATGGAGGCGGCTCGACGACGATGATTACCCGCCCGCTTGGAGAAGTAGAGACGGGGCTTGCGCATCCGACAGAGAATGGCTCCCAGCGCGGAGTAGCTAACGGAATTGGCGTGTTCACCACGGCGCCGCAAGGCCAGCTGCGCGGTATTACGGCGAGCGGCAGCACCGAATTGTTCGTGGGACAGCAAGCATCCTATCAGCTCAAAGGATATGATACCTACTATAATCCGATCGATCCGGGCAGCCTGACGCCGGTATGGAAAGCGGAAGGAGGGGCTGGCGCATTCAGCGGCAACGTATTCACGGCCTCCAAGCCCGGCAAAGCGACCATCACGGTCAAAGCGGGCGACATTAGCGACAAGCTGGCCGTTGAAGTTATCGGCGGCGAGCAAATCGCCCGCATGTCGATCGATGCCAGCTCGCCGGTATTGGAGCAGGGCAAAACGATATCCGTTCCCGTCAGCGTGACGCTGAATGACGGACGGAAGCTGCAGCTGCCGGCATCTTCCGTTAAGTGGGAGCTGCGCGGCTTCAGCGGCACCGTCAAGGATGGCGCGTTAACGATCGGTGCTGTAGCCCCAGGCGCGAAAGCGGGCTATGCTATTGCGCGTTACGACGGATTCTCCGCCGTAACCGTGCTTGCGACAGGAGCAGACAAGAAATTTGAAGATTTTGAAGCGCCGACGTACTCAATTAAGTACGAAGGTACGAATAATGTAGTGGGCAACGTCGGTCTTGTGACCGGCTTGACAGCAAGCAATGCTTCCCAAGCGCTTCAATTGAACTATGACTTTACGGGAGCAACGGGTACGAAGGTCGCTTATGCCGTCTTGAACGGATCAGGACGCCAAGTCGAAGGCTCGCCATCGGCTATGACGCTGGACGTGCTGGGCGACGAAAGCCTGAATTGGCTGCGGGCCGAGTTCATTGACAAGAACGGGAAAGCCCATCTGGTAACCTTGGCGGACAAAGTGACGTGGAGCGGCTGGAAGCAATTGAAGGTGAACCTGCCATCCGACAAAATGGCGTATCCGATTACATTGAAACGATTGTATATCGCTTCGATCGAAGAAGGCCAGGATGAACGAGCGCTGTCAGGCAGTATTGCGTTCGACAACATAACCTTCCAATATCCGGCATTGGTGCCGGAGCCGGCTAGGCAATCGATTCTATTAACCATTGGCTCCAAATCGGCGAAAGTCGGCGGGAAATCTTATACGCTGGAAGCGGCGCCGATCGCTCTCGAAGGAACGACGTACTTGCCGCTGCGCTTCGTGACAGAAGCCATGGGCGCTCAAGTCGACTGGGATCAGAAGCTTCAGCGGGTTACCGTGCTGCGCGGAAGCAGCTTGATGGAGATGTGGCTCGGCAAGAAAAGCTTCATCCTCAATGGCACGAAGATGGATTCGGAGGTTGCCCCGATCGCGCGCAGTGGGCGCACATTGGTTCCGATCAGGCTTGTATCGGAGCAGCTGGGCCTGACGGTCAATTGGGATTCGAAAACCGACCAGATTACCGTTCAATGA
- a CDS encoding Ig-like domain-containing protein encodes MIRNRKWLIYFMAALLTFQVGTGSLLILPQQVEAASSGPVKQSVSPSSGASNVPLNARLVLTFDENVKKGTGNAMIYIRELGSGAMFDSFSVTDSRVMIGPSSKNVVTITPKSFALNTSYYVYIDPGAFLNESNSASFEGLTSTMDWNFSTVSAVDNTPPKLDTVSPLSPANGETNVSIGTALRLTFDEPVYAVNNSITIRNTATGQSSDTQYIPVVSANVTGSGTRTITISPLYPLRGDSPYEVTIPSGAFQDASGNAFAGISTGNWTWRTAMPALGIPELSPMNNSFGFPVDNDLVMMFPGNIAKTGTGWISINQVSNNELFYRVAASDVNINGNKVTINPSSNLKPNTSYYVLIDPGSFKDAGTGTNIYEGITDARKWTFTTNSGYDTQEPRLLERKPAAGGTQTTTSFDLEMTFDEPVYPGNGNIVIKSHPNGATVATIPVTSSKVTGGGTTKITVKPGIVFTNNVSYYVQIDSQALVDSSGNHFPGILNSSGWSFRVTQDSVKPTLSTVTPANNATEVGITGIVLSATFSEQVQPGNGAIKVKRISGTGNTEYATTVTVDPANNRKLNIAINGTLAANAKYYVEIPAGAVIDMAGNPYDGILNQYQWTFSTTSATGAPALLKSEMSGTSRIVLTYNKAINPAIDAVPLPASFYATVNNSGRSVTKVEVSGQTVILTLSSGIVYGQVVKLSYTPGTTYAIQDLTGLKAVGFSNRDITNSPDTTLPKPLHGSVQGNTITLTFNEDLQAVSSYAESQFSVNVAGSYRSVTYISGSGSVLFLTFNGSAVTSGQNVTITYTASSYPLRDWAGNNVSSFSGFYVQNGQDTRTPVLQTVTAVSSTVTLTYDEPLNPNVVPSTSSFAITVNGSARSVTKVTVSGAQVILTLSSAITSGQAVIVTYLGGYPGIADFGGNTVPAFSGMTANAGSNVSSLYGAVVKGSLLTMTFASTMNSNYKPASSQFTVKVNDVFRNVSTVSIVDSNVLLTLSTPVAIGDRVSVSYATSHGTSMQETNGSIIPAFADVGVANQTTWIDNPNGDYETAADGGIGIKVSVATTQSDISPANRNAKRYVLSADKVAGAYSTASTVGGTVPRVVFTVPESEQAAIVAVPLSTLYDARKNAANASFVVVYRDSTYEIPLSALDVLQPSAGTGSQLLIQIDTNAGSVTPQMITALNGSRAQQLVSPVNFEAKVVTGSQSKVIEAFSGYVKRSVSTASAVDPRSTAAVWFDPQTGKLSYVPTRVETKNSKYVITFQSKGNGTFAFIKGSVIYSDLGKHWARNDILLLANKYIVEGRTLTAFEPAKPITRGEFAMFIAKGLGLPGDKQAAAKFKDVNTSTVLAAYIGAASKAGIVQGMTDGTFKPNSPITREQIASMMVRAAGAAGVQINLSQDANSILKRFTDRTKIGTWALNDVAKAVQAGIINGMSNGAYGAKSNASRAEATVMINRLLQYVDFIDG; translated from the coding sequence GTGATCCGTAATCGGAAATGGTTGATTTATTTTATGGCGGCCCTTCTAACGTTTCAAGTTGGAACCGGCAGCTTACTGATCCTGCCGCAGCAGGTAGAAGCAGCATCATCAGGACCGGTAAAGCAGAGCGTGTCTCCGTCCTCCGGTGCGAGCAACGTACCCCTGAATGCGAGGCTGGTCCTGACCTTTGACGAGAATGTCAAAAAGGGAACCGGAAATGCGATGATTTACATTCGCGAATTGGGCAGCGGAGCAATGTTCGATTCGTTCTCCGTGACAGACAGCCGGGTGATGATCGGTCCATCCAGCAAGAATGTGGTCACGATCACGCCCAAATCGTTTGCCCTAAATACGAGCTATTATGTGTATATCGATCCGGGCGCATTCCTCAATGAGTCCAATAGCGCTTCGTTCGAAGGGCTTACCAGTACGATGGACTGGAATTTCAGTACGGTAAGCGCGGTGGACAACACGCCGCCGAAGCTGGACACGGTATCGCCGCTTTCACCGGCAAATGGTGAAACCAACGTATCGATCGGAACCGCATTGAGGCTGACCTTCGACGAACCGGTCTATGCCGTCAACAACAGCATCACGATCCGAAATACGGCGACCGGGCAGAGCAGCGATACCCAATACATACCTGTCGTATCCGCCAATGTGACGGGCAGCGGTACTAGAACAATCACGATATCGCCACTGTATCCGCTCAGAGGGGACAGCCCGTATGAGGTGACAATTCCATCCGGCGCCTTCCAGGATGCATCCGGTAATGCTTTCGCAGGTATTAGCACTGGAAATTGGACATGGCGTACGGCAATGCCAGCGCTGGGGATCCCGGAATTATCGCCGATGAATAATTCGTTCGGATTCCCTGTCGATAACGATCTGGTCATGATGTTTCCCGGCAATATTGCCAAAACGGGAACCGGATGGATTTCGATCAATCAGGTATCGAATAATGAACTGTTCTATCGGGTGGCTGCATCGGATGTAAATATTAACGGTAATAAAGTTACGATTAATCCGTCAAGCAATCTGAAGCCGAATACGAGTTATTATGTGCTGATCGATCCGGGCTCCTTCAAGGATGCCGGTACCGGCACGAATATCTATGAAGGCATTACAGATGCGCGAAAATGGACGTTCACGACAAACTCGGGCTACGATACGCAGGAGCCGCGTTTGTTGGAGCGCAAACCAGCCGCAGGCGGAACGCAGACAACAACCTCCTTCGACCTGGAAATGACCTTCGATGAACCGGTGTACCCGGGTAACGGCAACATCGTCATCAAATCGCATCCGAACGGTGCGACGGTAGCGACGATTCCTGTCACATCCAGTAAGGTGACTGGCGGCGGAACGACGAAGATCACGGTCAAGCCAGGTATCGTGTTTACGAATAACGTGTCCTATTATGTTCAAATCGACAGTCAAGCTTTGGTCGATTCCAGCGGCAACCATTTTCCAGGCATCTTGAACTCGTCCGGCTGGAGCTTCAGAGTGACGCAGGATAGCGTGAAACCGACTCTGTCTACGGTTACGCCCGCTAATAACGCCACTGAAGTCGGCATTACGGGAATCGTGCTCTCCGCTACCTTCAGCGAGCAAGTGCAGCCAGGCAATGGTGCTATCAAGGTGAAACGGATCTCAGGCACCGGTAATACGGAGTACGCCACAACGGTAACCGTTGACCCGGCCAATAACCGGAAGCTGAACATCGCCATTAACGGCACACTAGCTGCGAACGCAAAATATTACGTCGAAATACCCGCTGGCGCTGTTATTGATATGGCGGGCAATCCCTATGACGGAATACTGAATCAATATCAATGGACGTTCAGTACGACCAGCGCAACAGGAGCGCCGGCGCTTCTGAAGTCCGAGATGTCCGGTACATCCAGAATCGTACTGACGTACAACAAAGCGATTAATCCCGCTATCGATGCGGTACCGCTGCCGGCAAGCTTCTATGCGACAGTAAACAATTCCGGGCGCAGCGTTACAAAGGTCGAAGTTTCCGGACAGACCGTGATCTTGACTCTCTCGAGCGGAATTGTGTACGGACAAGTGGTAAAGCTGTCTTATACGCCGGGCACGACTTATGCGATTCAAGATTTGACCGGTTTGAAGGCGGTTGGATTTTCGAACCGTGATATAACGAACTCGCCGGACACCACGCTGCCAAAGCCGCTGCATGGCAGTGTACAGGGCAATACCATTACACTGACGTTCAATGAAGATCTGCAGGCGGTAAGCTCATATGCGGAAAGCCAGTTTTCGGTCAATGTGGCCGGCTCCTACCGGTCCGTAACCTATATTTCAGGATCGGGCAGCGTCCTGTTCTTGACCTTCAACGGCAGTGCGGTAACGAGCGGCCAGAATGTAACGATAACCTATACCGCCTCTTCCTATCCATTGCGTGACTGGGCAGGTAATAATGTGTCTTCGTTCAGCGGCTTCTACGTTCAGAATGGCCAGGATACGAGAACGCCGGTGCTGCAGACGGTAACGGCTGTGTCATCAACGGTTACGCTAACCTATGACGAGCCATTGAACCCGAATGTAGTCCCGTCAACCAGCTCCTTCGCCATTACAGTAAACGGAAGCGCCAGATCGGTGACGAAGGTGACGGTATCGGGCGCCCAAGTGATTCTGACGCTGTCATCGGCGATTACTTCGGGTCAAGCCGTTATTGTCACTTACTTGGGCGGTTATCCGGGTATAGCGGATTTTGGCGGAAATACGGTACCGGCATTCAGCGGAATGACGGCAAATGCGGGTTCGAATGTAAGTTCATTGTACGGGGCAGTGGTCAAGGGAAGCCTTCTGACCATGACATTCGCTTCGACGATGAACAGCAATTACAAACCGGCATCCTCCCAGTTCACCGTCAAAGTGAATGATGTGTTCCGGAATGTATCTACTGTATCGATCGTTGATTCGAACGTGCTGCTGACCCTTTCCACGCCTGTTGCGATCGGAGACCGAGTGTCGGTCAGTTACGCAACATCCCATGGAACTTCCATGCAGGAGACGAACGGCAGTATCATTCCTGCATTCGCGGACGTCGGGGTGGCCAACCAAACCACCTGGATCGATAATCCGAATGGAGATTACGAGACGGCGGCCGACGGAGGAATAGGGATCAAGGTATCGGTGGCAACGACGCAATCGGATATTTCGCCGGCGAACCGCAATGCCAAGCGATATGTGCTGTCGGCCGACAAGGTTGCCGGCGCATACAGCACGGCTAGCACGGTAGGCGGTACGGTGCCGCGCGTCGTGTTCACGGTACCTGAGAGTGAACAGGCCGCTATTGTGGCGGTTCCGCTAAGTACCTTGTACGATGCCAGGAAGAATGCAGCGAACGCCTCTTTTGTCGTGGTCTATCGCGATTCGACCTATGAAATCCCGTTGAGCGCACTGGATGTTCTTCAACCGAGTGCCGGGACGGGGTCGCAGCTGCTTATCCAGATCGACACCAATGCCGGAAGCGTTACGCCGCAGATGATTACGGCGCTTAACGGCTCGCGGGCTCAGCAGCTTGTCAGCCCGGTCAATTTCGAAGCTAAGGTTGTGACAGGCAGCCAATCCAAAGTGATCGAGGCCTTCAGCGGTTATGTAAAACGCTCGGTCTCTACCGCTTCAGCCGTTGATCCGCGCTCGACTGCCGCAGTCTGGTTCGATCCGCAGACCGGCAAGCTATCCTATGTACCGACTCGCGTAGAGACGAAGAACAGCAAGTACGTGATCACGTTCCAAAGCAAGGGGAACGGCACCTTTGCCTTTATTAAAGGATCGGTTATCTATTCGGATCTCGGCAAGCATTGGGCGCGCAACGACATTCTGCTGCTCGCCAACAAATATATTGTCGAAGGCCGGACATTGACAGCATTCGAGCCGGCAAAGCCGATCACGCGGGGCGAATTTGCGATGTTTATCGCAAAAGGTCTGGGACTACCCGGCGATAAGCAGGCAGCGGCGAAGTTCAAGGACGTAAATACGTCCACCGTTCTTGCCGCATACATTGGCGCGGCATCGAAAGCGGGTATCGTGCAGGGGATGACGGATGGAACGTTCAAGCCGAACAGCCCGATTACCCGTGAACAGATCGCGAGCATGATGGTTCGCGCGGCAGGAGCAGCCGGCGTGCAGATTAACCTGTCTCAGGATGCGAATTCGATTCTGAAACGGTTCACGGACCGTACCAAGATCGGCACCTGGGCGCTGAACGATGTCGCCAAGGCTGTTCAAGCGGGTATCATTAACGGGATGTCGAATGGCGCATACGGAGCTAAGTCGAATGCCTCGCGGGCAGAAGCCACCGTCATGATTAATCGGCTGCTGCAATATGTCGATTTTATTGACGGCTAA
- the metK gene encoding methionine adenosyltransferase, giving the protein MSLKGRHLFTSESVTEGHPDKICDQISDAVLDAFLEADPYARVACEVSVATGLVLVIGEISSRADYVDISAIARRTIKEIGYTRAKYGFDSSTCAVLTSLNEQSADIAQGVNAAIESRDGKNIREENEDIGAGDQGLMFGFATNETPELMPLPIALSHRIARRLSEVRKNGTLEYLRPDGKTQVTIEYVDGLPKRVDTIVVSTQHAEEVTLEQIQADILEHVIKPVVPTEWLDDQTKYFINPTGRFVIGGPQGDAGLTGRKIIVDTYGGYARHGGGAFSGKDPTKVDRSAAYAARYVAKNLVAAGLADKCEIQLAYAIGVANPVSISVDTYGTGKVSEEKLVEIIQKNFDLRPAGIIKMLDLRRPIYGKTAAYGHFGRTDIDLPWERVDKAEQLKADAEA; this is encoded by the coding sequence ATGTCTCTTAAAGGAAGACACTTGTTTACATCGGAATCGGTTACAGAAGGACATCCCGATAAAATCTGTGACCAAATATCTGACGCGGTATTGGACGCGTTCTTGGAAGCTGACCCCTATGCACGCGTAGCTTGCGAAGTTTCCGTAGCAACGGGTCTTGTTCTCGTTATTGGCGAAATTAGCAGCCGTGCGGATTATGTCGATATCTCGGCGATTGCACGCCGTACCATCAAAGAAATCGGCTACACGCGTGCCAAATATGGTTTCGACTCCAGCACTTGTGCTGTATTGACATCCCTTAATGAGCAATCGGCTGACATCGCGCAAGGCGTTAACGCTGCAATCGAAAGCCGCGATGGCAAGAACATTCGTGAAGAGAACGAAGATATCGGAGCAGGGGACCAAGGTCTGATGTTCGGCTTTGCGACTAACGAAACGCCGGAGCTAATGCCGCTTCCGATCGCCCTGTCTCACCGTATCGCACGCCGTTTGTCAGAAGTGCGGAAGAACGGAACGCTTGAATACCTCCGTCCAGACGGCAAAACGCAAGTCACGATCGAATACGTAGACGGCCTGCCAAAACGTGTCGATACGATCGTCGTTTCGACGCAGCATGCGGAAGAAGTAACGCTGGAGCAAATCCAAGCGGACATCCTGGAGCATGTCATCAAGCCGGTTGTTCCAACAGAGTGGTTGGATGACCAAACCAAGTACTTCATCAACCCAACAGGCCGCTTCGTTATTGGCGGACCGCAAGGCGATGCAGGTCTTACAGGCCGTAAGATCATCGTCGACACGTACGGCGGTTATGCACGTCATGGCGGCGGCGCGTTCTCCGGTAAGGATCCAACAAAAGTCGACCGTTCTGCAGCTTATGCAGCCCGCTATGTTGCGAAGAACCTGGTCGCTGCCGGTCTTGCCGACAAATGTGAAATTCAGCTTGCTTACGCAATCGGCGTAGCCAATCCGGTATCCATCAGCGTGGACACGTATGGAACAGGCAAAGTAAGCGAAGAGAAGCTGGTTGAAATCATCCAGAAGAACTTCGACCTTCGTCCTGCCGGCATCATTAAGATGCTCGACCTTCGCCGTCCGATCTATGGCAAAACAGCTGCTTACGGTCACTTCGGCCGTACGGACATCGATCTGCCATGGGAACGCGTAGACAAAGCGGAACAATTGAAAGCCGACGCAGAAGCTTAA
- a CDS encoding alpha/beta-type small acid-soluble spore protein has product MASRSNKVVVPNCKEALNQMKYEIAAELGLTSGAITPDRLGMTEFASDDFGSVGASSDPSSVPWSRLATRDVGQVGGSITRRLVEQAERVLNGL; this is encoded by the coding sequence ATGGCTAGTCGTTCGAATAAAGTGGTCGTTCCGAATTGTAAGGAAGCGCTGAATCAAATGAAGTACGAAATTGCAGCAGAGCTCGGGCTTACCTCGGGTGCCATTACACCGGACCGGTTGGGCATGACGGAGTTTGCTTCGGATGATTTTGGTTCCGTTGGAGCGTCCAGTGATCCAAGCAGCGTACCATGGTCCCGCTTAGCCACACGAGATGTCGGTCAAGTCGGCGGGTCGATTACTCGTCGTCTGGTGGAGCAAGCCGAGCGTGTCTTGAACGGTCTGTAG